CCGATCCCTGTTCCGGACCCTGCTGCTGGCGCTGCTCGTCGCCACGGCCGGGTGCGGGAAAAAAGCAGAACAGAAGCCGCCGGAGAATATCACCAACATCACCACCGCGCAGGTGGTGGCGCGCGACCTGCCGGTGACCGAAAGCGCGGTCGGTTCCGAAACCTGGGTCAGCCAGGCGGAAACCTACGATCCCACGCGCGACCTGGCGCGGCGTTTTTATATCCGCCTGCCGTTTCCGCTCGATATCGTGCGCCGTCTCCGGATCGGCGAGCCGGTCACGCTGACCAACTTCGAGGACGGCAAAAAAACCACCGGCGTCATCCGCGAGATCCGCCCGGCGCTCAGCACCATGACCCAGACCGTGGAAGTCATCGCCGAGGTAAGCAACCCGGCCGGCTGGCGGCCGGCGGGCAGCGTGCGCGGCGAAGTGACGCTCGAGATCCATCGCAACAAGCCGGTGGTGCCGGAACAGTCCATCGTGCTGCGGCCGGCGGGTGCCGTGGTGTATTCAATCTCGGACAATGTCGCGCATGCGCACCCGGTGAAAACCGGCATTCAACGCGATGGGCTGGTTGAAATTCTCGAAGGCGTCGAAGCCGGATGGACCGTCGCCGTCGATGGCGCTTCCCTGCTGAGCGACGACGCCAAGGTCAACGTGCGCAACGCGGTACCGGCGACAACCGGCCAGAAGGGCGATGTCCCGTGACGCTGCCTGAATTTTCCATCAAGCGCCATGTGTTCACCCTGATGGTGAGCCTGGTGCTGATCCTGTTCGGCATCATCGGATTCACGCGACTCGGGCTCGACCGTTTCCCCAAGATCGATTTCCCGGCGGTTACCGTCACCACGACAATGCAGGGCGCCGATCCCGATATTGTCGACAAGAACATCACCGACGTCATCGAAGAGGCCTGCAACCAGGTGCCGGGGGTGAAATCCATCATCTCGAACTCCTCGCTCGGCGCCTCGGTGGTCGGCATCGAATTCGAACTCGAGAAAAACCTCGATGTCGCCTATCAGGAGGTCAAGGCCAAAGTGGATGCCATCGTCAAGCGTCTGCCGGACGACGCCGACCCGCCGGTGGTGCGCAAGGTCGAAATCGGCGCCACCGCCGTGGTCTGGGTCGCGTTGCAGGGCGACCGCACGCTGCAACAGCTCAACACCTATGCCGACGAGGTCATCAAACCGAGGCTCGAGACCATCAACGGCGTGGGCGAAGTTCTGATCGGCGGCCAGATCAAGCGCACCATCCGTATCTGGCTCGACAACGAGCGCTTGCACGCCTTCAGCCTGTCGCCGCTCGACGTGCGCAACGCCTTTACCCGCGAACACATTTCGATTCCCGGCGGCTTCCTGCAGGGGCAGAACCGCGAGTTGCTGATCAAGTTCGACGCCGAATTCGAAACCGTCCGGGCCATGGACCGGCTGGTGGTGGCCTACCGCCAGGGGGCGCCGGTGTACCTGCGCGACGTGGCCAGGGTCGAAGACGGCATGGAAGACGCGCGCAAACTGGCACGCTACAACGGCAAACCCGCCGTCGGCCTCGGCATCGTCAAGAACAGCGGGGCGAACACCGTGGCGGTGGTCGATGCGGTCAAAAACCGCGTTGAGAAGGAAATCCGCCCATCGCTGCCTCCCGGACTTACGATCAGCTATTCCTCCGACGATTCGATCAGCATCCGTCAGTCCATCGATGCCCTGCTGGAGCATCTGTTGCTGGGTGCGCTGTTCGCCGCACTCATGGTGTTCCTGTTCCTCAAGAGCGGCCGCTCGACCATTATCATCGCCACCGCCATTCCGGTGTCGCTGTTCGCCACCTTCGCGGTCATGTACTTCGCGGACTACACCCTCAACAAGATCACCCTGCTCGGCCTGCTGCTGTTGATCGGCGTGGTGGTGGACGACGCCATCGTGGTGCTGGAAAACATCTTCCGCCATCGCGAAGAGGATCACGAGGCGGTCGAGAAGGCGGCCATCCAGGGTTCCAACCAGGTTATTTTTGCGGTGCTGGCTTCAACGCTGACGCTGGTGTCGATATTCCTGCCGGTGGCGTTCATCAGCGGCATCCTCGGACGCTTTCTCAGCTCGTTCGCGCTGGTGGTCACCATCGGCGTGCTGGCCTCGCTGTGGGTGTCGCTGACGCTCACACCCATGCTGTGCGCACGCTTCCTCACCCTGCCCGACTACAACAGCCGGCTCCACAGGGCGCTCGAAGGCGCCTACGGGCATCTGGAAAACGCCTATCGCGGCCTGCTGCGCCTGACCATCGCCAATCGCTGGAAGGTGATCGGCATCGCTTCGCTGGTGGTCGCCTCCAGCGCTTTTTTCTTCGCCCATGTGGGCAAGACCTTCGTGCCGGAAGAGGACGAGTCGCGCTTCATGATCAGCGCGAAGACTCCGCTTGGCTCCAACCTCGACTACACCTCCGCCAAGGTCGCCGAAATCGAGAAAATCCTGTCGCAGCGTCCCGAAGTGTACAGCTACTTTACCGCCATTGGCCTGGGTGACACCGGTCAGGTCAACTCCGGGCTGCTGTTCGTGCGGCTGCAGGAACGAGATCAGCGCAGGCTTTCGCAGTCGGAAGTGATGCGCGGACTGCGTCGCGACCTCAACGCCATCCCCGGTGTGCAGGTCTTTATCGCGCCCATCAGCTTCATTTCCGGACAACGCAGCGAGCCACTGCAGTTCGTCATTCAGGGCCCGGACCTCCTGAAGATCGATCAATTGTCGGATGAAATGGTGGCTCGCCTTGGCCGCATCGAAGGCATGGCCAAGCTCGACAAGGATCTCAAGCTCGATCTTCCGGAGGTGCGGCTCATCATCGACCGCGAACGCGCGGCACAGCTGGGCATCAGCGCCCAGGACGTGGCGCTCACGCTCAACACCATGTCCGGCGGCGTCGACATCGCCGAATTCAAGGACCGGAGCGAACGCTACGACATCCGCCTGCAGACCGAGCCGTCCAAGCGCGCCACGCTGGAAGATCTCAAGCGACTCTACGTGAAAAACAGGATGGGCGACCTGGTTCGCCTCGACTCGCTCACCAGGGTCGAGGAGGGCCTCGGCCCGGCCGTGATCACGCGGCGCAACCGCCAGTACGCCGGCTTCATCTACGGCAGCCTGGAAACCCTGCCGCTCGGCGCCGCCACCGAGGCGGTGAAAAAAATCGGCGCCGAGATCCTGCCGGCCGGATATTCCATCGCCTTCACCGGCCAGGCCGAGGAATTCGCCCGCACCGGCGGTTACGTGATGTTTGCCTTCGGCCTGGCGCTGGTCATGATCTACATGGTGCTGGCGAGCCAGTTCAATTCACTGCTGCAACCGCTCATGGTCATGGTGGCCCAGCCACTCGCCATCATCGGCGGCGTGGCGGCGCTGTGGCTGGCTTCGTTCTGGACTGAAGCCACGCTCAATATCTTCTCCATGATCGGCATGATCCTGTTGATGGGTCTGGTCGCCAAGAACTCCATATTGCTGGTGGATCTCACCAACCAGTATCGCGAGCAGGGCCGGAGCGTGAACGATGCCTTGAGCGAGGCCTGCCCGCACCGCATGCGACCGGTGCTGATCACTTCGCTCACGGTCATCGCCGCCATGACACCAGCGGTGATCGGACTCGGGCCGGGCGTGGAGAGCAACCGCCCGCTGGCGCTGGTCGTGGTCGGTGGCATGATCTCTTCCACCCTGTTGACGCTGGTGGTGGTGCCCGCGGTCTATTCGCTGGTGGAAAACTGGCGCGCGCGCCGCGCCACCACCCGAGGAGCGGCAAAATGAAACGACTCCTGTCCCTGCTGATTCTGCTCTCGATCGGCGCGCCGGCCGCGGCCGCGGATCTGCTCGACATCTACCACCAGGCCAGGATGAACGATCCCGCGTGGCGCGCGGCCCAAGCCGGACGTCTGGCGGGCATCGAAAAGGCCCCGCAGGGCCGCGCCCTGCTGTTGCCCACACTGGGGCTTTCCGCCGCCAGCTCCGAATCCGATCAGCAGGTGACCACGCCATCCGCGCAAAACAACTACCGTTACAGCACCGACAGCTACAACCTGCAGCTGACCCAGCCGCTGTACCGCAAACAAAACGCCGCCGCCTACGCACAGGGAATCGCGGGCGCCAATATCGCGGAACATGAATTCGAGCTCGCGCGCCAGGATCTGATCCTGCGCAGCACCCTTGCCTATTTCGACGTGCTGGCGGCGCAGGATGTGCTCGATTTCTCCGTGACCGAGAAGGAAGCCGTCGGTCGGCAATTGGCACTGGCCCGACGCAACTTCGCCGTCGGCAGCGCCACGCTGGTGGACGTGCACGAAGCGCAGGCCCGTTACGATCTCGTTGCAGCGCAACAGATTACCGCCGCCAACGACCTGGAAACGAGGAAAGAGGCGCTGCGGGCATTGATCGGATCGGCGCCCGCTGCGCTCGCGCGCCTCGAGTCCCGGCTCGAATTGCAGCCGCCCGACCCCGCCGACATGGAGCAGTGGGTACAGACGGCAACGGCGCACAGCCCGCGCATCAAGGCGCAACAGGAAACGCTCGAAATTGCGCGCCAGGAAGTGGAAAGAAACAGCGGCGGGCATTATCCCACGCTCGATCTCACCGCTTCGCGCAACTGGTCGGATGCCGGTGGCAGCATCCAGGGTTTTGCCATCGAATCCACGACGAACCAGATCGGCCTGCAGTTCCAGATGCCGCTGTACCAGGGTGGCGGCATTTCCTCGCGCGTGCGCGAAGCCGCGGCGCGGCTCGAGGAAACCAGCCAGCGCCTGGACCAGATCAGCCGTGAGGTCGCCCGGCGCGTACGCGAGGCCTATCTCGCCGTCATCAACGGCATGGCGCGCGTGCAGGCGCTTGAGCAGGCGCGCCTTTCCAACGAGCGCGCGCTGGAATCCACCGTGATCGGTTACGAGCGCGGCGTGCGCAACGGCGTGGACGTGCTCAACGCCCAGCGCGAGCTGTTCCGCACCCGGCGCGATCTGTCACAGGCACGTTACGACTATCTCATCAGCCGCCTGCGACTCAAGGATGTCGCCGGCGTATTGCAGGAACCGGACCTCGAGGACATCAACCGGCTGTTGGCACACAAACAGTAGGCCGTAAAACCCGAGGCGCGAGTCGCGTTACAATACGCGTATGCATATAAGTATCGTCGACCGCCTGGAGCATATCTCCGCCGCCGACTGGAACACCCTCGCCCTCGAGGATAATCCGTTTCTGCGTCATGAATTTCTCGCCGCGCTCGAGCACACCGGCTGTGTCAGCCCGAAAACCGGCTGGCAGCCGCAGCATCTCGTGGCGCATGAAGACGGACCGCTGCAGGGCCGGCTGCTGGGCGCGGCGCCCATGTACCTCAAGAACCATTCCTA
The DNA window shown above is from Sulfuricaulis limicola and carries:
- a CDS encoding efflux RND transporter periplasmic adaptor subunit, which translates into the protein MSRSLFRTLLLALLVATAGCGKKAEQKPPENITNITTAQVVARDLPVTESAVGSETWVSQAETYDPTRDLARRFYIRLPFPLDIVRRLRIGEPVTLTNFEDGKKTTGVIREIRPALSTMTQTVEVIAEVSNPAGWRPAGSVRGEVTLEIHRNKPVVPEQSIVLRPAGAVVYSISDNVAHAHPVKTGIQRDGLVEILEGVEAGWTVAVDGASLLSDDAKVNVRNAVPATTGQKGDVP
- a CDS encoding efflux RND transporter permease subunit — encoded protein: MTLPEFSIKRHVFTLMVSLVLILFGIIGFTRLGLDRFPKIDFPAVTVTTTMQGADPDIVDKNITDVIEEACNQVPGVKSIISNSSLGASVVGIEFELEKNLDVAYQEVKAKVDAIVKRLPDDADPPVVRKVEIGATAVVWVALQGDRTLQQLNTYADEVIKPRLETINGVGEVLIGGQIKRTIRIWLDNERLHAFSLSPLDVRNAFTREHISIPGGFLQGQNRELLIKFDAEFETVRAMDRLVVAYRQGAPVYLRDVARVEDGMEDARKLARYNGKPAVGLGIVKNSGANTVAVVDAVKNRVEKEIRPSLPPGLTISYSSDDSISIRQSIDALLEHLLLGALFAALMVFLFLKSGRSTIIIATAIPVSLFATFAVMYFADYTLNKITLLGLLLLIGVVVDDAIVVLENIFRHREEDHEAVEKAAIQGSNQVIFAVLASTLTLVSIFLPVAFISGILGRFLSSFALVVTIGVLASLWVSLTLTPMLCARFLTLPDYNSRLHRALEGAYGHLENAYRGLLRLTIANRWKVIGIASLVVASSAFFFAHVGKTFVPEEDESRFMISAKTPLGSNLDYTSAKVAEIEKILSQRPEVYSYFTAIGLGDTGQVNSGLLFVRLQERDQRRLSQSEVMRGLRRDLNAIPGVQVFIAPISFISGQRSEPLQFVIQGPDLLKIDQLSDEMVARLGRIEGMAKLDKDLKLDLPEVRLIIDRERAAQLGISAQDVALTLNTMSGGVDIAEFKDRSERYDIRLQTEPSKRATLEDLKRLYVKNRMGDLVRLDSLTRVEEGLGPAVITRRNRQYAGFIYGSLETLPLGAATEAVKKIGAEILPAGYSIAFTGQAEEFARTGGYVMFAFGLALVMIYMVLASQFNSLLQPLMVMVAQPLAIIGGVAALWLASFWTEATLNIFSMIGMILLMGLVAKNSILLVDLTNQYREQGRSVNDALSEACPHRMRPVLITSLTVIAAMTPAVIGLGPGVESNRPLALVVVGGMISSTLLTLVVVPAVYSLVENWRARRATTRGAAK
- a CDS encoding TolC family outer membrane protein, translating into MKRLLSLLILLSIGAPAAAADLLDIYHQARMNDPAWRAAQAGRLAGIEKAPQGRALLLPTLGLSAASSESDQQVTTPSAQNNYRYSTDSYNLQLTQPLYRKQNAAAYAQGIAGANIAEHEFELARQDLILRSTLAYFDVLAAQDVLDFSVTEKEAVGRQLALARRNFAVGSATLVDVHEAQARYDLVAAQQITAANDLETRKEALRALIGSAPAALARLESRLELQPPDPADMEQWVQTATAHSPRIKAQQETLEIARQEVERNSGGHYPTLDLTASRNWSDAGGSIQGFAIESTTNQIGLQFQMPLYQGGGISSRVREAAARLEETSQRLDQISREVARRVREAYLAVINGMARVQALEQARLSNERALESTVIGYERGVRNGVDVLNAQRELFRTRRDLSQARYDYLISRLRLKDVAGVLQEPDLEDINRLLAHKQ